The Candidatus Aminicenantes bacterium genome has a segment encoding these proteins:
- a CDS encoding PhzF family phenazine biosynthesis protein translates to MGHESLTFYQVDAFADKVFAGNPAAVVPMVTWLPDSIMQAIAMENNLSETAFFVPREGGFHLRWFTPVNEVDLCGHATLASAHVVVRHLGWKKPEIRFTSAGGELIVAVRGDLLGMNFPSRPGKVVQAPGALVDGLGMRPLETRKSRDFMAVLETEAQVLACRPDAAKLSELDVTGIMITAPGAAPEVDFVSRFFAPREGIPEDPVTGSAHCTLIPYWAERLGKDRLTARQVSRRGGTLYCELRDDRVAIAGRAVTYAHGTILIHAEAEPV, encoded by the coding sequence ATGGGCCATGAATCGTTGACGTTTTACCAGGTGGATGCGTTCGCGGACAAGGTGTTCGCGGGCAACCCCGCGGCGGTGGTTCCCATGGTTACATGGCTTCCAGACAGCATCATGCAAGCCATCGCCATGGAAAACAACCTGTCCGAAACCGCCTTCTTCGTGCCCCGTGAAGGTGGTTTCCACTTGCGCTGGTTCACCCCGGTCAACGAGGTCGACCTGTGCGGCCATGCCACGTTGGCGTCCGCCCACGTGGTGGTCCGTCATCTGGGCTGGAAAAAGCCGGAGATCCGCTTCACCTCGGCCGGCGGCGAGTTGATTGTGGCTGTGCGCGGTGACCTGCTGGGAATGAACTTTCCCTCCCGGCCCGGTAAAGTGGTCCAGGCGCCCGGGGCGCTTGTGGACGGCCTGGGGATGCGCCCGCTGGAGACCCGCAAATCCCGCGATTTCATGGCCGTCTTGGAAACAGAGGCGCAGGTACTGGCCTGCCGGCCCGATGCGGCGAAATTGAGCGAGTTGGATGTCACCGGGATCATGATCACGGCGCCCGGAGCCGCCCCGGAAGTCGACTTCGTTTCCCGCTTTTTCGCGCCCCGCGAAGGTATTCCCGAGGATCCCGTGACCGGTTCGGCCCATTGCACCCTGATTCCCTACTGGGCCGAACGCCTGGGCAAAGACCGCCTGACGGCACGCCAGGTGTCGCGCCGGGGTGGAACGCTGTACTGCGAGTTGCGCGATGATCGCGTGGCCATCGCCGGCCGGGCGGTCACCTACGCTCATGGAACCATTCTGATTCACGCAGAGGCGGAACCTGTGTAA
- a CDS encoding class I SAM-dependent RNA methyltransferase, giving the protein MKQNIIVTCTFGLESVLKRELASLGYHDRHVQDGRITFGADEAGIARANIFLRSADRVYLKLSEFDAYDFDQLFEGVREINWQDMIPANGIMHVNGRSRKSKLSSVPACQSITKKAIIEKMRLSYGIDRFPEDGTRFPIEIILEKNKAQVTLDTSGAALFKRGYRLHTGEAPVKETLAAGLVLLSGWKPGTPMIDPFCGAGTLLIEAAMIGRNVAPGINRNFLAMEWEFLDQDIWGKAKTEALSRINHRKLELFGYDIDAQVIDSAGLNAKNADMDREIDFACRDISKFHFSGENACVITNLPYGERIGDKGTLDELYRTFRNVLSPYDKLDKHIFTAHDHFQEIFGRADKKRKLYNGNIKCHLYSYFNQGRADKGPRPDPGRPSRKRRGGQSGEKP; this is encoded by the coding sequence ATGAAACAAAATATTATCGTTACCTGTACCTTTGGACTTGAATCCGTTCTGAAAAGAGAACTGGCATCCCTCGGCTATCATGATCGGCACGTCCAGGATGGAAGAATCACGTTTGGAGCGGATGAAGCGGGTATTGCAAGAGCCAATATCTTTCTACGTTCCGCGGACCGGGTTTATTTAAAGCTCTCCGAGTTCGATGCATATGATTTTGACCAGCTTTTTGAAGGCGTGCGCGAAATAAACTGGCAGGATATGATTCCCGCTAACGGCATCATGCATGTGAACGGCAGGTCCAGGAAATCAAAACTGTCTTCCGTTCCCGCGTGTCAGTCCATTACAAAGAAAGCGATCATTGAGAAAATGAGGTTGTCTTACGGCATAGACCGTTTTCCGGAGGACGGCACCCGGTTCCCGATTGAAATCATCCTGGAGAAGAACAAAGCCCAAGTTACCCTGGATACGTCGGGAGCCGCCCTTTTCAAACGTGGATACCGGCTCCATACGGGCGAGGCTCCCGTAAAGGAAACGCTTGCGGCCGGATTGGTGCTGCTGTCCGGGTGGAAGCCTGGCACACCCATGATCGATCCTTTTTGCGGAGCCGGGACCCTGTTGATAGAAGCGGCCATGATCGGCCGCAATGTTGCACCGGGAATCAACCGGAATTTCCTCGCCATGGAATGGGAATTCCTGGATCAGGATATCTGGGGAAAGGCAAAAACGGAAGCGCTCAGCCGAATAAATCACCGCAAGCTGGAACTGTTCGGATACGATATCGATGCCCAAGTAATTGACTCCGCCGGATTGAATGCAAAGAACGCGGATATGGACAGGGAGATTGATTTTGCGTGCAGAGATATATCGAAATTTCATTTTTCCGGTGAAAACGCTTGTGTCATCACCAATTTGCCGTATGGAGAAAGGATCGGTGACAAGGGTACCCTGGATGAACTCTATCGAACGTTCAGAAACGTCCTGTCACCCTATGATAAACTCGACAAGCACATTTTTACGGCCCATGACCATTTTCAGGAGATATTCGGCAGAGCGGACAAAAAGAGAAAGCTGTACAACGGCAATATCAAGTGCCATTTATACAGTTATTTCAATCAGGGAAGGGCAGACAAGGGTCCACGCCCTGACCCCGGACGTCCGTCCCGGAAGAGACGAGGCGGGCAAAGCGGGGAAAAACCTTAG
- a CDS encoding homocysteine S-methyltransferase: MTTGSADKRERGIPDEYPLVIDGGLSNQLENQGNNLDDPLWTAALLSSHPEEIRKAHLTYLRAGARVLVTAGYQATLQGFRALGHDARAARQLLFSTVDLAREAIAEFSADLQSDFFPRVAAGIGPYGAFLADGSEYTGNYGISEGELIDFHLPRLQLLDKSSADFLAVETLPDFTEAKVLARLLQNTKKSGWVSFTCRDGAHLRDGTALEESLRLFARHSRVFALGINCTAPRYISELIRRIREATPEKRVVVYPNSGEVYNAAGGTWSDTADLDNLERMVEEWLDLGADMIGGCCRLGPDAVRTIDGVIRSRSRRKDR, translated from the coding sequence ATGACGACCGGGTCCGCGGATAAGAGGGAACGGGGGATTCCAGACGAGTATCCCCTGGTCATTGATGGGGGCTTGTCCAACCAGTTGGAAAACCAGGGCAACAACCTGGACGACCCGCTCTGGACCGCCGCCTTGCTCTCCAGCCATCCCGAAGAGATCCGCAAGGCGCACCTGACCTACCTGCGGGCCGGCGCCCGCGTTCTGGTCACCGCCGGTTATCAAGCTACCCTGCAGGGTTTCCGGGCGCTGGGGCATGACGCCCGGGCGGCGCGGCAACTTCTTTTCAGCACAGTGGATCTGGCCCGGGAAGCTATCGCGGAATTCAGCGCCGATTTGCAGTCGGATTTCTTTCCCCGCGTGGCCGCCGGCATCGGGCCATACGGCGCCTTCCTGGCCGACGGCTCGGAGTACACGGGGAACTACGGAATATCTGAAGGGGAGCTGATCGATTTCCATTTGCCGCGACTGCAACTGCTGGACAAGTCATCGGCGGACTTTTTGGCCGTGGAGACCCTGCCGGATTTTACCGAAGCAAAAGTCCTGGCGAGGCTGCTACAAAACACAAAAAAAAGTGGCTGGGTATCTTTTACCTGCAGGGACGGGGCACACCTGCGCGACGGAACGGCCCTGGAGGAATCGCTGCGACTTTTCGCCCGCCACTCGCGGGTGTTCGCCCTGGGAATCAACTGCACAGCTCCCCGGTACATTTCCGAACTGATCCGCCGCATCAGGGAAGCCACTCCCGAAAAGCGAGTGGTTGTCTATCCCAACTCGGGAGAGGTATACAATGCCGCCGGCGGGACCTGGTCGGATACGGCCGACCTCGACAACCTGGAGCGGATGGTGGAAGAATGGCTGGACCTGGGAGCGGACATGATCGGCGGCTGCTGCCGCCTGGGTCCCGACGCGGTCCGCACCATCGACGGAGTGATCCGTTCCAGAAGCCGGAGGAAAGACCGCTAA
- a CDS encoding peptidase, whose product MEEGMKKWIVMVAAASLLAVGACDRNNPDGNDAEPAANTGDTLTMESQEYLDAQLAKLAPVEIACPEEGLSDGDKKALRKLVAAAAVMDEIFLKQVYARNLEIRAALEQSTAPGAEAARRMFAIHFGPFDRINHNHPFIGDRPKPAGANYYPGDMTKAEFLEHITTHPKDEAAFTSNFTLIRRREGKLVAVPYSEAYAAELTKAAVLMNEAAELTENPSLKKFLLSRAAAFRSNNYRQSDMDWMDLADHDLEVVIGPYEVYEDDLFGYKAAFESFITRVDRGESVKLARISKYTDELEKHLPIDDQFKNFNRGKSSPIIVADEIFTGGDTKAGVQTIAFNLPNDEYVREKKGSKKVMLKNIARAKFDKIWIPIAREVLAPEDLDNVSFDAYFNHVLMHEISHGLGPGTIETAGRATTVSRELKELYATIEETKADILGLWNLLYMVDKGEFPAELRGKIFSTYLGGIFRSVRFGIGEAHGGANAIQLNYILEKGGFAFNEEEIRFRVVEEKMLDAVRQLSHEVLMIQARGDYAAAAAFIEKYRKVDPRLQQALDKVTQVPVDIRPRYAAEKYL is encoded by the coding sequence ATGGAGGAAGGAATGAAAAAATGGATCGTGATGGTTGCGGCGGCATCGCTGTTGGCTGTCGGCGCATGTGACAGGAATAACCCGGATGGGAACGATGCGGAACCGGCCGCAAACACAGGGGATACATTGACAATGGAAAGTCAGGAATACCTGGATGCACAATTGGCCAAGCTGGCCCCGGTTGAGATCGCTTGTCCCGAGGAAGGGTTGAGCGACGGCGACAAAAAAGCGCTGCGCAAACTGGTAGCCGCCGCCGCGGTTATGGACGAGATTTTTCTCAAACAGGTGTACGCGCGCAACCTGGAGATCCGCGCCGCATTGGAGCAGTCCACGGCACCCGGCGCGGAGGCGGCCCGGCGCATGTTCGCCATCCACTTCGGCCCTTTTGATCGCATCAACCACAACCATCCCTTTATCGGCGACCGGCCCAAGCCGGCGGGGGCCAATTACTATCCCGGAGATATGACCAAGGCGGAATTCCTGGAACATATCACGACCCATCCGAAAGACGAAGCGGCATTTACCTCCAACTTCACACTGATCCGCCGCCGGGAAGGCAAGTTGGTGGCTGTACCCTACAGCGAGGCGTACGCCGCGGAGTTGACGAAAGCGGCCGTATTGATGAATGAGGCGGCGGAACTGACCGAAAACCCATCCCTGAAAAAGTTCCTGCTTTCCCGGGCTGCGGCGTTCCGTTCCAATAACTACCGCCAGAGCGACATGGACTGGATGGACCTTGCCGACCACGACCTGGAAGTGGTGATCGGGCCCTATGAAGTGTATGAAGATGACCTGTTCGGCTACAAGGCGGCATTTGAAAGCTTCATCACCCGGGTGGACCGCGGCGAAAGCGTTAAATTGGCGCGAATCTCAAAATACACGGACGAATTGGAAAAACACCTGCCCATTGACGATCAATTCAAGAACTTCAACCGCGGCAAGAGTTCGCCCATTATCGTGGCCGATGAGATTTTTACCGGCGGCGATACCAAGGCGGGGGTGCAGACCATCGCCTTCAACCTGCCCAATGACGAATACGTACGGGAGAAAAAGGGCAGCAAGAAAGTGATGCTCAAAAACATCGCCCGGGCCAAGTTTGACAAAATCTGGATTCCCATCGCCCGGGAAGTGCTGGCCCCGGAAGACCTGGATAATGTCAGCTTCGACGCTTATTTCAACCACGTGCTGATGCACGAGATTTCCCACGGCCTGGGACCGGGTACCATCGAAACGGCCGGCCGCGCCACCACGGTCAGCCGCGAGCTCAAGGAACTCTATGCCACTATCGAGGAGACCAAGGCGGATATCCTGGGTCTATGGAACCTGCTCTACATGGTGGACAAGGGCGAATTTCCCGCGGAACTGCGGGGAAAAATCTTTTCCACTTACCTGGGAGGGATTTTCCGCTCCGTGCGCTTCGGCATCGGCGAGGCCCATGGCGGCGCCAATGCCATCCAATTGAATTACATCCTGGAAAAGGGCGGTTTCGCTTTTAACGAAGAAGAGATCCGCTTCCGGGTAGTAGAGGAGAAGATGCTTGACGCGGTCCGGCAATTGAGCCACGAGGTGTTGATGATCCAGGCCCGCGGCGATTACGCCGCGGCCGCGGCTTTCATTGAAAAATACCGCAAGGTGGACCCCCGGTTGCAGCAGGCATTGGACAAGGTGACCCAGGTCCCCGTTGACATCCGGCCCCGCTACGCCGCGGAAAAATACCTGTAA